TTAGCCACCTCTGCCAGCACTAACCTACCACATTGCTCCTCATTCAGCCCTAAACATTTGACCAGCATTTGACGCAGTTTCAACACTTCGTCATACTGCTGGAGCAGCAGTTGATGACGGCTAGAACCATTCGCTCCCGATGCTGGAATGTACACCACTTCTATCAGGCGTTCCAGCGCACGTGGCAAAGGGACGGACAAGTACATAAAAGGCTCATATGTTACCGAAACGTGTTTGCAAGAGCAACACACAACCTAAAAATAATTGAGTTTAatgacaaaatataaaaaattgatgaaaacaaaacgaaatacCGTGCTGCGGAATTGTCcctgaaatgtgtgtgtgaccACAGACTCATTTGCCATCGAGTTCGTTAAACATACACCGTTATCACTACGGGAAGATTCTTCTTCCCTGACAGCCTTACTGAGAGCACCGAGCGAGTCCCACGGCGATGTACCTCTATTATCATTGACTTGACCAATCGCCAGCGCTTCTTGGCCGTCATCGTTTTCGAGCCGAGCCTTTTTACTAATACTACTAACATTCTCGTTGTTTGGACTTGGTAATGACTGTTCGCCACAAGAGGTAGCTTCGGCCAAAGAGAGCGGGAATGAAGATGACAAATTTTGATCTTCACTGAGACGCTTTGCTGTCTCTTTCAACATGTTGgtattttttactttgttcTTTTGGATTAAATGTTGCTTGGCTTGCATGAGGACCTGAGCACTGTCCGTGTTCCGAACGAGTGTTGACGCCACCGCAGCCCGTGGTTTGACCTGATCCGTTGGCGGAAATTTACCAGAATCAAAGCAGATCTCATTATTAGGCGAAGTCTCGGCAGAACCAGTTGATATGTTGACGTTTGCTGTTTTAGATTCTTTCATCATGCTGCTAATTTCACTAAGTAGATTTTTTTCTAGGACGATATTTTGAACAGGGTCTGCACACGGATTAAGCATATTGCGCTCCATTACCAActgtaagaaaaatatttgtcatGAGTTGCCAATGTCAGAATAAGCAATTGATTACCGAGCATTTCTGAGGTGAGAGAGAGCTTCCTTTAAAGAGAAGGTCAGTGACACTGCCATCTTGGGATGGTGGATGAATTGTGAGAGGAAAAAGAGGTTGTTTTACTTCCTCTGGAATAGGTAATGATCTCAGAGATAATGCCGCTGCCTTGGCACGCGTACTACTGCAACTTGTAGTACAACTTGATGAGGTCTCCACAGAGTCCGAAGAACTTCGAGGAGACGACAATTGACTCGAACGTGAGCTCTCGTAAAGCTCCATTGGTTCTTCCGTCAACAGGCAACAGTCAGCTGGGAGATCTGCATTTCTTCCACTACCAGTACCGGGTACAATATCCCTCGTGTGTTCGGAAGTACCTTCCTTCAAAGCTGTCTGGCTAAGATGCTCATGAAGGGAATCCAGCAGTAAGGCAAGAAATTCTTGACAATCATGCTAAGTACGTAAATTactaaatgtaagaaaagagggaaagtttaatttataaatatatgtTTCAGGTTACCTGACGATAGTCTTTAAATTGGGGATGATATAAGGACAACGTGTGTTTAAATTCAGCCGGCCGGAGGGTGCTGAAGCGACCACTCCACATTTTTAGAAGAAACGCGGCAAACTGCGCCGtaagatggacggagttgcaTCCGATATACTGATcgtcaattgaatttgaatggaaGTAATTCAAAAGTGGCGGCTGTATTgggtaaaataaaatctggCTAAGTTTTGGCAGTTCAGAGACTAAGATTTCAACATGAAGTGATATTTTACCGTATTAATTAAACACTGCAAACCAGCGTTCATAAAGCAAGTGTTTCCAAGGTTGCGAAGACCACAAACACCAGGAATGCTGTTGGAATCTAATGTactgaatattttaattttgtgcgcatgagattttttatttttgtcattCCACTTACCGGCTACGTCTCCCAAAAGTTCACAGACTGATTCCCGGTCATCTTCAAATAAGTCTAGCGTAGTTGGGAACAGAGGCGTGGGACTTGTCCATGGTCCTGAACTGGCTGTTTGCCCTAAGCTCATACAAGACAGTTCAACTCCTCTTGCAGGAATAGCAGATTCATTGCAGaaagcatcatcatcattcctAATGAAAAGTGATTCAAATGTAAAAGTTAGGAAATGTAAGATTAATTCTTAATTTAAGATATTCAGAAGAATGTTACTACTAAATCGACAGTTAGCAATGAATTTGAGTACTTGTGAATTAAAATCATTACCATGAGTTAGCAATACCCATGATGTCTAGGTCTCCCCCTCCTTCAGTCTCTGCTATGGGATTTGAAGGAGATAGGGAACCGTTGAAATCGTCAAGCTGGCTAGATGCACTGATGCTGCGAGGACTGCCACTTAAATCAGGCTGAACTTCTACACTTGAGGGACCACCAGCATCAATAATATCATTGCCCTCAGTGTACCACAATTCTGGCTGACAATCGTCTCCTGGATCCTTCACAGACAGACCCAGTTCTTGTGAAGGGGAGGAAACATGAACTGGACTTCCCTCATGAGCCATTCACTCAGCATGTGTCCACTTCTATTTCACAACTTGTCATCCATTAGTCTGAATCAGTTAATGAAATCCAATTTCATTTATGATGCCTCTGACtttggaaaatgaagaaatcaggctagaaataaaaagttgtttttagaAATGGTAAATGGAATTTTGCACTCTCCACTTTATAAGtataacacaacaacaacaaaaaggctGCACAAGTAAATCATACAAAGGTAAAACAGCATAACATACCATAAACAAcacttacttttttttgttaacactCCTGTTCCTTCACTGAAATTAAAAACGATTGCAGACAATGGCTTTAGTCGGCGAACACAACCAAACCATGAAGGAGGACCAAACCAACAGGAATGgcgaaacgaaacaaaaaattatttttcttaggCCGGTGTTAATGGCGCATGTGGCAGCGCCACCTATCTTCGAAATGATTACTTCGCCTCGAATGTTCTACTATAGGTGGCAGCAGTACAAACCTTTTTACATCCATCAAAACAAACGTGTCATTATTCAACTGGTTGACTAGTTTCAATTTCGTTTTGATCCAAGAAATAAGGAAATTTACAGAACAAAGAAGGAACATTTCTAGACCAAGAACATATCATTCGTGTCCCAGCATTgtctaaaatgatttcgagaAAACTTAACATTGTCATAATGTTATTTGCTTTCAACTCATTACTTTTGGTTAATGGCGGTAAAAAAAGTAAGGATGGCGAGAAACCGGCATGGGCAAAGAAAGATATTAGAGATTACAGTGAAGCTGACCTAGAAAGACTGCTTGATCAGTGGGATGTATGTTATTGTTTGTATAAAATACAATGTATAGATTTTACATAATTTTATCATTTAGGAAGATGAAGAACCACTACCTAATGATGAGCTTCCTGAGCACCTACGCAAACCTCCACCAATAGACTTTTCAAAGGTAACCTAAGGTGTATTAGTTTGCATCCATCAAGTCTAATACTatttaaaatatcaaaactttttGTATGGATTTTTCAGATTGATACTTCTGATCcagaaaatttattaaaagtaTCAAAAAAGGGCAAAACAATAATGACTTTTGTGCAAGTTGCTGGAGATGTCACACGCAATGAAGCAGATGACATGACAAAGTTGTGGCAGAGTGCACTATGGAATAACCATATTCAAGCTGAGAGGtatatttgttttatattgTTTATGATAAATTTTTATATCTTTGTCTGTTTTTCAAGGTTTATGGTGGATGACAATCGTGCCATTTTTATGTTTCGTGATGGCTCACAAGCTTGGGAGGCTAAAAACTTTTTGATTGATCAAGATCGATGTTTTTCAGTaacaatagaaaataaaatttatccaGGGAAAGGAAACCCAGAAAAAGTAAGCAGTAACAAActaacaattaattttatttaagtaAGACCACAGTGATTGTGGAATACTTTGGTCATTGGTCACAATCACAAACTAAATTCTATTGTATAGTTTATATTCCAATTGTCTGTTGGGAccatttcattactttgttgattTAATCAAATATCTTCTTTAGGTCAAAGAATCatccaaagagaaaaaaaaatccaagaaaacaaaagttaaACAAGAACTGTAATTGCAGGGACATTCCAAATACATTAATTTCTGTTGATAGTTGGCTTGAAATCAAATGATTATATAAGTATAATTTTCTACTTCAAATTTCATAATTTCTATCGGAATAGTTTTTCAGCGATTGGAAATTCTTTGTGCACCcttattaataattatttcagtGAAAATAAGGAAGAATTTTCTCAAGCTATGTAGCATAGACCTAGTTATAACAtgttaaaataatattataagTAAAATGATTTATTATATCTTAATAATTGCTGTAAAGTAATTTAAAAGTCTGTTGGCTGATTGGCTCTGTCCTCTGTTAACAGGCTTTCTTAAATTTCAATGATGATGAAttgagtttgaatttttttttcgccgaAGTGAGGTTTCGTGGCAGCCacccccattttaaaacggaccccacgccattaTTGGTG
The sequence above is drawn from the Daphnia pulicaria isolate SC F1-1A chromosome 1, SC_F0-13Bv2, whole genome shotgun sequence genome and encodes:
- the LOC124320235 gene encoding uncharacterized protein LOC124320235, which gives rise to MAHEGSPVHVSSPSQELGLSVKDPGDDCQPELWYTEGNDIIDAGGPSSVEVQPDLSGSPRSISASSQLDDFNGSLSPSNPIAETEGGGDLDIMGIANSWNDDDAFCNESAIPARGVELSCMSLGQTASSGPWTSPTPLFPTTLDLFEDDRESVCELLGDVADSNSIPGVCGLRNLGNTCFMNAGLQCLINTPPLLNYFHSNSIDDQYIGCNSVHLTAQFAAFLLKMWSGRFSTLRPAEFKHTLSLYHPQFKDYRQHDCQEFLALLLDSLHEHLSQTALKEGTSEHTRDIVPGTGSGRNADLPADCCLLTEEPMELYESSRSSQLSSPRSSSDSVETSSSCTTSCSSTRAKAAALSLRSLPIPEEVKQPLFPLTIHPPSQDGSVTDLLFKGSSLSPQKCSLVMERNMLNPCADPVQNIVLEKNLLSEISSMMKESKTANVNISTGSAETSPNNEICFDSGKFPPTDQVKPRAAVASTLVRNTDSAQVLMQAKQHLIQKNKVKNTNMLKETAKRLSEDQNLSSSFPLSLAEATSCGEQSLPSPNNENVSSISKKARLENDDGQEALAIGQVNDNRGTSPWDSLGALSKAVREEESSRSDNGVCLTNSMANESVVTHTFQGQFRSTVVCCSCKHVSVTYEPFMYLSVPLPRALERLIEVVYIPASGANGSSRHQLLLQQYDEVLKLRQMLVKCLGLNEEQCGRLVLAEVANRVIVRFLEDQLLLRNLTDGQHRSVYAFAVPPPSPSLTPAGLSGSDDVCSSSTGVSAAITQCSDPSETDLPAPIMDNSWKSCAICLEEMADADLRKHTSCTCLLCQSCIEASCKHHRSSFGGGSRIGDYLQCPVCGMDVKPEEEFAPLDKLHCYRPVIRLLNLPVLFRLASNLRSANPKSSRLIGHPRLLQLPNLVSPKSLYDTVKNIYPKVNAFDLCFVDQQGIRCPRCVYPNRCNGCKISPDADQISLQPGDCLAVQVYPPDDEEVEFEVTKWEKFFELQTAAEQDDCVSSSSSSSRFQKEPLTLDDCLSAFSESETLDEGNPWFCPKCQKSQCASKTLSICQAPPYLIVYLKRFVFHDNSSSKLDNRVEFPLTGLCLQPYVDNGDVSNNSEDYMYDLYGVVCHFGSASSGHYTAYTRHVNSKDWHYYNDETVLSRAPQDEDFSHGYVLFYQRRSRPNCHDETLMPCVTDK
- the LOC124320426 gene encoding LDLR chaperone boca-like; protein product: MISRKLNIVIMLFAFNSLLLVNGGKKSKDGEKPAWAKKDIRDYSEADLERLLDQWDEDEEPLPNDELPEHLRKPPPIDFSKIDTSDPENLLKVSKKGKTIMTFVQVAGDVTRNEADDMTKLWQSALWNNHIQAERFMVDDNRAIFMFRDGSQAWEAKNFLIDQDRCFSVTIENKIYPGKGNPEKVKESSKEKKKSKKTKVKQEL